The Flavobacterium faecale genomic sequence CCAAATAAAACTAAAATACTGTTAATTCTTAATCTGCCAACTTGTCATATTCGATCAAATAATTGTACATTTGTGCCCTTATTAAAACACACTTTTGAAAGTGCCCTATGGAAAAGATTATTGACGAAAACAAACAAGGCGAAAGTCTAGTTTTACAAAATAAACCCGAAAACAAAAAAAAATTATTTATCGAAAGTTATGGTTGTGCCATGAACTTTTCGGATAGTGAAATTGTAGCTTCGATATTATCTACAAACGGATACAATACCACTCAAATATTAGAAGAAGCCGATCTTGTTTTGGTAAACACCTGCTCTATTAGAGATAAAGCAGAACAAACCATTCGAAAACGACTAGAAAAATACAATGCTGTAAAACGCATCAACTCCAAAATGAAAGTAGGCGTTTTGGGATGTATGGCAGAACGTTTGAAAGAGAAATTTCTTGATGAAGAAAAAATAGTTGATCTCGTTGTAGGCCCTGATGCTTACAAGGATTTACCCAATTTACTAAGTGAAGTTGAGGAAGGCCGTGATGCTATAAACGTAATTTTATCAAAAGACGAAACTTATGGTGATATCTCACCTGTTCGTTTAATGAGCAATGGGATAACTGCTTTGGTTTCGATCACACGTGGCTGTGACAATATGTGTACATTTTGCGTGGTTCCTTTTACTAGAGGGCGTGAGCGTAGCCGTGAACCTCAAAGTATCATGACCGAAATTCAAGATTTATGGAGTAAAGGTTTTAAAGAAATCACCCTACTCGGGCAAAACGTGGATAGCTATTTATGGTATGGTGGCGGACTGAAAAAAGATTTTGAAAACGCAACAGAAATGCAAAAAGCAACAGCGGTAGATTTTGACCAGTTACTCGAAATGGTAGCGGTAGGTTTCCCAAAGATGCGCATTCGATTCTCTACTTCAAATCCACAAGATATGCACGAAAGTGTTTTGCACGTGATCGCAAAGCACCCAAATATATGTAAGCACATTCACTTACCCGTACAATCAGGAAGTAACCGTATTTTGAAAGAAATGAACCGCTTACACACCCGCGAAGAATACATGACTTTGATTGATAAAATCAGAAGTATCATTCCGGATTGCGCTATCTCTCAAGACATGATTGCTGGTTTCCCAACAGAAACTGAGCAAGATCACCAAGATACCATGAGCTTAATGGAGTTTGTAAAATATAACTTCGGATACATGTACTCCTACTCTGAACGTCCTGGAACATTGGCCGGAAGAAAAATGGAGGACGATGTAGAAGAGCCAACCAAAGCGAGACGCCTGCAGGAAATTGTTGATTTACAGCAAAAACACGCTTGGTTACGATCTGAAGAATTTATTGGTAAAACAGTCGAGGTTTTGATCGAAAAAATTTCAAAAAAATCGAAAGAAGAGTTTTCTGGAAGAAATTCTCAGAGTATCACGGTCGTTTTCCCGAAGGAAGATTACGAGATTGGAGATTTTGTAAACGTAAAAATTACAAGTTGTACTAGCGGAACATTAAAAGGTGAAGCTGTGGGATATAGCGAAATGAATTAACATATTTTTTTAAACCGCAAATTTCACAAATTTTCGCAAATTAAATCCCTTTACACCTTCAACATGAATGACTCAGATGAATATTATTACAAAAAAGACGAGAACTATGAAATCATAGGTCTTTGCATGGAAGTTCATCGAATTCTAGGTCCAGGGTTATTGGAAATTGTTTACAAAGACGCCTTAGAAATAGAATTCAAAAGACACAATATACCTTATAAAAGGGAGAAAGAATTTAGTGTAGAATATAAAGGAATTATTCTACCTCATAAATTTTATGCCGATTTTGTAGTTTACGAAGATATAATTTTAGAAATAAAATCAACCAAAGATATTAGCAATGATCATCTAGCTCAAACTTTAAATTATATGAAAATCGCAAAAACTCCTATTGGAATTATTGCAAACTTTCAAAACAAATCATTAGTTCACAAGCGATTGATAAATTCATAAATAATAATTTGTGAAAATTTGTGTAATTTGTGGTGAAATAAAAAACAATTTATTCCTAGCAATTTAAAATATGGAATCAGTTCAAAATATAAAACAACGATTTGAGATTATTGGCAACGAGCCAAAGCTTAATCGTGCGATAGAAAAAGCTATTCAGGTTGCCCCTACCGATATTTCAGTATTGGTTGTGGGTGAAAGTGGAGTTGGAAAAGAAAGTATTCCAAAAATAATCCACTCTCTATCTCATAGAAAACATGGAAAGTACATAGCCGTAAACTGTGGAGCAATACCCGAAGGAACGATTGATAGTGAACTTTTTGGCCACGAAAAAGGAGCTTTTACAGGTGCTACAAGTACACGTGAAGGATATTTTGAGGTAGCAAACGGCGGAACCATCTTTTTGGATGAAGTAGGTGAATTGCCTCTTACCACTCAAGTTCGACTACTAAGAATTTTGGAGAATGGAGAATTCTTAAAAGTAGGATCCTCGCAAGTTCAAAAAACAGATGTACGTATAGTCGCAGCTACAAACGTCAATTTGTTTGATGCCATTGGGAAAGGTAAATTCCGTGAAGATTTATATTACCGTCTAAGTACTGTTGACATCGTCCTGCCTCCACTACGCGAACGCAAAGATGATATCCATTTATTGTTTAGAAAATTTGCGGCCGATTTTGCACACAAATACAAGATGCCTCCTTTAAAACTAGATGATGGAGCGATACAATTGTTACAAAAATTTCGCTGGAGTGGAAATATTCGTCAGCTACGAAATGTAGCAGAGCAAATTTCGGTTCTAGAAACCAATCGAGACATTACTGCTGTAAGTTTACAATCGTATTTACCTGCAGAAGGTTCTAACTTACCTTCTGTAATTAGTGATAAAAAAGCAGAAAGCGACTTTAGTACCGAAAGAGATATTTTGTACAAAGTACTTTTTGATATGAAAAGTGATCTGAATGATTTGAAGAAACTCACTTTAGAATTAATGAAAAATGGGACTGCGAAGGCTCAAGATATTAATCCTAATTTGATTCAGAAGATATATGGAAATCAAGAAAACGATAGTGAAATTGATTTTGAAGAAAGACCTAAGACTGCTTTACTTCCGCCACAAAATCCAGAAAAACAATACGAAGAACAAGAAGACAGTTATCTTTTTGCTGAAACGATAGAGGAAGAAGAAGTTTTGAGATTGGAACAAAAAGAAATTGAAATGATCAAAAAATCATTAGAAAAAAACAAAGGAAAACGAAAAGCCGCAGCAGAAGAATTAGGTATTTCGGAACGTACTTTATACCGAAAAATTAAACAATTCGATCTATAAAACTAAAATCAGTTCACAAAAACGATTTTCATACCTTTGAAAACAGAAATACAATACAATCTTTTTCTACCATAACACATGAAAAAATCATCCTACCTTATTATAGCATTCTTAGCTCTATTCCTGAGCAGTTGTTCCGTTTACAACTTTACTGGAACGGGTAAAATAGATGCTAAAACGTTCCAAGTTAACTTTTTCCAGAACAATGCCGACTTGATTGAGCCAGGAATCGACAGAACGTTTACCCTAGCGCTACAAGAAATTTTGCAAAATCAAACTAATTTGAATCTTGTAAAAAATGGAGCAGATTTAACGTATGAAGGTGAAATTATTGACTACAGAATAAGTCCAATGACCGCTACGGCAGATCAAAAAACCTCTCAAAACAGATTAAAAATCCGTATCAACGTTCGTTTTATCAACAAAAAGAAAGAAGCGGATAATTTTGAAAAACCATTTGAATTCTATTACGATTATCCTGCCACATCACAACTTACAGGTACAATAAAAACAGCGGCTTTAAAAGATATATTTGATCGAATCACCCAAGACATCTTTAATGAATCGCTAGCCAAATGGTAAATTATTTCGTTTTCTATCAACGAAAGAAAAACTGCTTATGAACATCCTTGACTATACTTACTTACTAAATAGCCCTGATACTATTGCCGAAACACAAACCTTGGCACTAGAAACTGTATTGGATGATTTTCCGTATTTTCAAAGTGCTCGCGCATTGCGATTAAAAGGATTATTCAACTTAAATAGTTTCAAATACAATTATGCGCTAAAAGTTACAGCGGCACATACGACTGACAGAACGGTATTGTTTGACTTCATAACTTCCGATTCATTTACTGCCATTCAGCGCGAATTATTTGATCAACAAGCAGCAGAATTATTAGACATAATGGTTGTAGACAGCGAAATAGTAGTCGTTGAGAAACCTGTGACCAAGCTTGAAGATTCTATTTTAAACACGATAAAAGAGGCAACAGCAGAAAAACCAGAAGTTACACAAGCTAAAATAGAAGAAAAACTATCCATTGGCGCACCTCTTGAATTTGCTAAAACAGAAAAGCATTCGTTTCAAGAATGGCTACAACTGTCAAGAACGCAACCTATTATTCGAGAAAAAGCCGAAAAAACCTTGTCGACTGCACCTACCCCACCTACACCAGTTGTAGAATTGGACCCAGAAAAGCAAAAGAAAGCAGCTATAATTGATAAATTTATAGAAACTAGCCCGAAGATTTCACCCGTTAACAAAGGCGCTATACCATCGATACAAATTGACATTAATAAAGAGGATCATTCATATCTAATGACCGAGACTTTGGCCAAGGTATATTTGGAACAAAAAAAATATCTGAAAGCAATCCAAGCTTATGAGATATTAATTTTGAAATATCCAGAAAAAAGTAGTTTCTTTGCAGACCGTATTTCAGATATAAAACTTTTACAACAAAATAATTAAACATACAATGAGCACATTTTCAATTTTTTTAGTTTTGATTACAATAGTTTGTTTTCTATTGATCGTAGTAATCATGGTTCAAAACCCTAAAGGTGGTGGATTATCTTCTACAGTAGGTGGATCTCAAATGTTGGGTGGTGTACAAAAAACAACTGACTTTTTAGACAGAAGTACTTGGACACTAGCAACTGTTTTGATTGCGTTAATTTTATTATCAAGTTTAAGCTTTACAGGAAGCCTAAGCGATACTGATTCAAAAATTATTGACAATACACCTGCGGCTGCTGCACCAGCACCGATCCAAAAT encodes the following:
- the miaB gene encoding tRNA (N6-isopentenyl adenosine(37)-C2)-methylthiotransferase MiaB, giving the protein MEKIIDENKQGESLVLQNKPENKKKLFIESYGCAMNFSDSEIVASILSTNGYNTTQILEEADLVLVNTCSIRDKAEQTIRKRLEKYNAVKRINSKMKVGVLGCMAERLKEKFLDEEKIVDLVVGPDAYKDLPNLLSEVEEGRDAINVILSKDETYGDISPVRLMSNGITALVSITRGCDNMCTFCVVPFTRGRERSREPQSIMTEIQDLWSKGFKEITLLGQNVDSYLWYGGGLKKDFENATEMQKATAVDFDQLLEMVAVGFPKMRIRFSTSNPQDMHESVLHVIAKHPNICKHIHLPVQSGSNRILKEMNRLHTREEYMTLIDKIRSIIPDCAISQDMIAGFPTETEQDHQDTMSLMEFVKYNFGYMYSYSERPGTLAGRKMEDDVEEPTKARRLQEIVDLQQKHAWLRSEEFIGKTVEVLIEKISKKSKEEFSGRNSQSITVVFPKEDYEIGDFVNVKITSCTSGTLKGEAVGYSEMN
- a CDS encoding GxxExxY protein, translating into MNDSDEYYYKKDENYEIIGLCMEVHRILGPGLLEIVYKDALEIEFKRHNIPYKREKEFSVEYKGIILPHKFYADFVVYEDIILEIKSTKDISNDHLAQTLNYMKIAKTPIGIIANFQNKSLVHKRLINS
- a CDS encoding sigma-54 interaction domain-containing protein — its product is MESVQNIKQRFEIIGNEPKLNRAIEKAIQVAPTDISVLVVGESGVGKESIPKIIHSLSHRKHGKYIAVNCGAIPEGTIDSELFGHEKGAFTGATSTREGYFEVANGGTIFLDEVGELPLTTQVRLLRILENGEFLKVGSSQVQKTDVRIVAATNVNLFDAIGKGKFREDLYYRLSTVDIVLPPLRERKDDIHLLFRKFAADFAHKYKMPPLKLDDGAIQLLQKFRWSGNIRQLRNVAEQISVLETNRDITAVSLQSYLPAEGSNLPSVISDKKAESDFSTERDILYKVLFDMKSDLNDLKKLTLELMKNGTAKAQDINPNLIQKIYGNQENDSEIDFEERPKTALLPPQNPEKQYEEQEDSYLFAETIEEEEVLRLEQKEIEMIKKSLEKNKGKRKAAAEELGISERTLYRKIKQFDL
- a CDS encoding LptE family protein, coding for MKKSSYLIIAFLALFLSSCSVYNFTGTGKIDAKTFQVNFFQNNADLIEPGIDRTFTLALQEILQNQTNLNLVKNGADLTYEGEIIDYRISPMTATADQKTSQNRLKIRINVRFINKKKEADNFEKPFEFYYDYPATSQLTGTIKTAALKDIFDRITQDIFNESLAKW
- the secG gene encoding preprotein translocase subunit SecG — protein: MSTFSIFLVLITIVCFLLIVVIMVQNPKGGGLSSTVGGSQMLGGVQKTTDFLDRSTWTLATVLIALILLSSLSFTGSLSDTDSKIIDNTPAAAAPAPIQNAPVSPAK